Sequence from the Fundidesulfovibrio soli genome:
CACCATGTCGCGTTCGGATATCTCCAGGAAATACTGGCGGTAGCCTTCCCGCCCCAGGCCTGCCACCAGGCGCATGCCCAGCAGGTCGCGCCAGAAGCGGATGGTGGCTTCCATATCCCCGGTGGCAAGGGCCAGATGATTGATCCCCGTGTAGCGCGGCATGTCGGTCCTGAGGCGGCATCCCTGCGGGGCGTGGTCACGTCCCCGCAGGGATGCGGCGCTGGTTTCGGTTCTTCTGGCTTGAATGGCTCGGCGGTCGGCAGGCCTTTTCTAGACGCCCGGCAGGCCCAGGGCCGCGGGGTAGAGCTGGCCGCTGAAGCAGACCTCGGCCGCGCCGCGCAGGTATACGTCGCCCCCGGCCAGGCTGACGCCCAGCACCTCGCCGCCGGTGGTGGTGACTTCCACCTCGGGGCCGGTCAGGCCCAGGCTGTGGGCGATCACGGCCGAGGCGCAGGCCCCGGTGCCGCAGGCGTAGGTCTCGTCCTCAACGCCGCGCTCGTAGGTGCGCAGCAGCAGATGGCCGGAATCCTTCACCTGCACGAAGTTGGCGTTGGTGCCCTTGGGGGCGAAGGCCTCGTGGAAGCGCACGGCGTTGCCCAGGCGCTTCACGTCCGCCAGGGAGACGTCCTGCAGGAAGACCACGGCGTGGGGCACGCCGGTGTTCACGAAGTGCACGGTGAGCTTCTGGCCCGCGGCGTCCAGTTCCTGGCCGGGGCGCAGGTCCGTGGCGGGAGTCAGGCGGACCTTCACCTGTCCGTTGTCCAGCACTTCGCAGGCCACCGGCCCGGCGTCCGTGGAGAGCACATGCGACTTGCCGGCCAGGCCCAGCAGGCTGGAGAGCTTGCTGGCGCAGCGCGCGCCGTTGCCGCACATCTCGGCGCGGGAGCCGTCGGCGTTGTAGAAGTGCCAGAGCACGTCGGCGCCGGAACCGGCCGGGGCCTGCTCCAGGAAGATCAGGCCGTCCGCGCCCACGCCGAAGCACTTGCGGCAGACCTTGATGGCCCACTCGCGCATGTGCTCCACTGGGAGGCGCAGCTCCCGGTTGTCGATGATCACGAAATCGTTGCCGCAGCCCTGCATCTTATGGAAAGCGACGCCCTTGCCCAGGGCGGAGACGGTGCACATGAAAACACTCCTTCGCGTTGTCGATGGTTCAATCTAGCAAAGAGCCGCCCCGCAGGGAAGCGGCGTTCCGGCACGGGTTTGGCAAACCTCCCCGCGATCCGACAGGATCGGAAATTATTGCCGGGGCGCGTCCCCCGGCCGGGAGTGAGCCATGGATGCAGTCACATCGTCCACAGCCAGCGATATGAGCTCTATTTTCCAGAGCATGATCCAGAAGCGCAAGCAGAAGCAGGAAGAGCGCATCGCCCGGGGCCTCGCCTCCGGGAAGCTGACCACGGACCAGGCCAGCCAGTTGGAGGGCCTGGAGGACCAGACCGGCCAGATGACCCAGCAGGCCCTTGCCGATGGCCAGATCAGCAACGAGGAGTTCAAGTCCATCATGGACTCCTACAAGTCCAACGGCCGACAGATCCGTGAGGCCTTGCACCCAGACCAGGCACGGAACGATTGCCATGGCTGTGATCACGCCAAGCCCCAGGATGCTTCGCAGACCGCCTCGCAGGCTGCTGCCGCCGACGAGTTTTACAGGAACCTCCAGTCGCTGGCCCAGGCCGTCATGACCTCGCGCGAATCCAGGCTGGATGCCCGCCTGCAGGCCGGGCAGGCCTCTGGCAAGTACAGTGCGGATCAGCTGGCCGAGCTGCAAAAACTGCAGGCCCAGGCCAACCAGTCCGTGGCTGGGGCCAACGCGGACGGCACCATCACCGCAGCGGAGTTCCTGCAGACCATGCAGGCCCAGAACGCCCTCAGCGGCAGCATGCGCCAGTACAACGCGAACCAGGGCCAGCAGGCCGTTGCCGCCGCCGTCAAAGGGGTCGCCGAGGCGGCCGCCGCGTACAAGCCGCTGAACGTGAGCGTCTAGCGGGCGGTCCGGCGAGCCGCCGGGCCGGAGAGGGTCAGAACGTCGGCGGGGTGCGCCCGCCAAAGGATCGTGATGCAGGCTGTAGCGAACCAATCCACGGCGTCCACCGCCTCGAAGCAGAGCAGCGCCTATCTGGCGGACATCACGGACCAGCGCAAGAAGCTGGACGAGAGCATCGCGGCGGCCACAAAGTCGGGTGAGCTGTCCGATGCGGAGCGCGCCGCGCTGGTCAAGATGGCCAAGACCACGGACGCCCTGCTCAAACGCTACACGGCCGACGGCAGGCTCGACGGCGCGGAGTACAAGCGCGTTTTGCAGAGCACGCAGAACGAGAAGGCCGCGCTGGAGAAGATGATCCCGTCCGGCAACGCCAAGCCCGCGAAGACCAAAAGCTCGGACAGGGCCGTGGCCAACCACGGCCGCACCGTCTCCGCCGTGCAGGACGCCCAGTCCAGGGTGGAGGGCGTGCTCAAGACCGTGAAATCCTACGGGAGCATGACGGCCGATCAGCTCAAGGATCTGG
This genomic interval carries:
- the dapF gene encoding diaminopimelate epimerase; the protein is MCTVSALGKGVAFHKMQGCGNDFVIIDNRELRLPVEHMREWAIKVCRKCFGVGADGLIFLEQAPAGSGADVLWHFYNADGSRAEMCGNGARCASKLSSLLGLAGKSHVLSTDAGPVACEVLDNGQVKVRLTPATDLRPGQELDAAGQKLTVHFVNTGVPHAVVFLQDVSLADVKRLGNAVRFHEAFAPKGTNANFVQVKDSGHLLLRTYERGVEDETYACGTGACASAVIAHSLGLTGPEVEVTTTGGEVLGVSLAGGDVYLRGAAEVCFSGQLYPAALGLPGV